The following is a genomic window from Pedobacter sp. KBS0701.
ATTAAATTTTTAAGGCAAAGCAAAATGAGGCACCCTGTCCCTCTTCACTTTCCACCCAAATTCTGCCCCTTTCGTTTTTTATAATTTCTGCTGAAATATAAAGCCCAAGACCTAAACCTGGATAGGTATGTTGCAAACTTCCACTCACCCGATAAAACTGATCGAAAACCAGATGTTGCAGTTCTTTCGAGATCCCGATTCCATAATCCCGTACACACAAAATTACTTCTGCATTTAACACATAAGTACTTACATCAATCTGATTGGCATCAGTAGAATATTTAATCGCGTTTGATAAAAAATTAGTGATCACCTGGCCAATACGTTCCCGATCCACATAAACCATGGCATTGCTGTTTAAATCGGTTTTGATGTAATGTTTAGAGGTTATATGCTGCATTTCGTCTACGATTTCTCTTACGACCTCATCAAAATCAAATTTTGTCGGATTAAAAGTCATTTTTCCTGACTGTATTTTGGTTACATCAAGCAAATCGCCAATTAAACCGGTTAAACGGTTCAATTGTAAATCCATTTTGCGTACCATATCAGCCTTTTTCTCATCCCCCTCATTTCTGATCATCCTTTCCAATACCTGTGCATAAGCTTTTATACTCGTTACCGGCGTTTTAAGTTCGTGGCTCGCAATGCCCAAAAATTCGTCTTTTTGTTGCTGAAGCTGTACTTGCTTGGTTACATCCATTGCAGCATGTAAAATAGCATAAACCTCGCCCTCTGCATTTCTTAAAGGTTTGTAGGTAAAATTAAACCATACTTTCTCCAACTTACCGTTAACAGGCAATAAGGCTTCTTGTTGATCGGCGTGGTAAGGAATACCTGTACGATAAACCTCTTTTAAAATATTGATAAAAGGTTGTCCTTTAAGCTCAGGTATAGCCTCTTCCATCGGCTTTCCGATTACACTTTTATCTTTACCCCAGAACCGCAGCATTTCATCGTTAGCCAGAGAGATTATAATATCTTCCGTTTCGTAATAGCCCGTGGCCATTGGAGTATCCAATAACAAATTTCTGAAACGTTCTTCGCTTTTAGCCATTTCCATCCGCGAATGTACCAACGAGGTGATTTCGTTAGCCACAACCATGATCCCGGTCACCACATTGTGCTGATCGCGGATTGGGTCATATACAAAATTGAAATAATAATCCTGAAGTATACCATCTCTTTCTATCCTCGCCATGGTTTCATAGCCATAATGTGGCACCCCTGTCTGGTAAACCTGAGTTAACAAATCGGGAAAGGGCTGTCCCTTTAGTTCGGGCAAACCATCAATTAAACGAAGACCAATTACCTCTTCTGTTTTACCCCATAATTTTAAAAGATCTGCATTTGCCTGTTCAATTATAAAATTCTCGCCCCTCAAAATACCTATGGCCACAGGTGCATCCTGAATCATCTTCCGAAAAAGTTCTTCACTGGCTTTAATTTTTAATCGCGCAATTACCAGTTCGGTAACATTAGTGGCATTATTAACGATGCCCCAAACCTGCCCGTTATCATCTTTTAAAGGTTTATAGATAAAATCAAAATAAAAGGTCTGCAGTACACCATTATTGATCAGCAATACGCGGTCTTCTTTGGTTTCATAGGCAATACCTGTTTGGCGAACCTCTTCCAGAATTCCTAAAAAAGGTTGGTCTTTTAATTCTGGCAGTGCAATGGCAAGTTCCTGCCCGATAACACGATTATCCCTACCCCAAGCTTTAAGTATTGCCTTATTGGCTACTTTGATCACCATTTTTTCTCCAACGTACAATGCAATAGGCATTGGAGATTCTTCAATCAATGTATAAAAAATGGCAGCGTTATCGTCAAGATTAATATGCATATTGGGATGAAAGGACAAATATAATAGGTTTTCTATTTACTATTGGCTTTTAGAAATGATAATAATACTTTCTCATCATGCGCCAGGCCCAGTTTTCCGGTTATTTTATTGTTATTCATTTTTTTCATGTATTTGCCCAGTTCATCGTTCTCATAAGCGGTAAGCAACAGCGGATACACATAAGAACTTTTACATACGGCTCTCGTATTGCCTAACTTTTTCGCTACGCAATCTAACACACTAACAATAGCCTTTTTAGAGTTGAGGTTAAAGTTTTCGTCGGCACTGCACTTCGAAAACTGGCGCAATGCTTCTAACGTTCCGCCCCAGGTTCTAAAATCTTTGGCAGTAAAGTCATCACCTGTAATTTCTCTAATATATGAATTTATTTTACCCGAATCGATACTTTTGTGTTCTTTGCCATTAGTGTAAAACTGAAATAATTCCTGCCCGGGAATGTCCCTGCATTTTTTGACCAGTCTGGCTAAGGATCTGTCGTTCAGTTCCACTTTCTGCTGAACACCCTTTTTACCTATAAAATCCATCGTAATTTTGCTACCGTTGATTTTAACGTGTTTATCGCGCAGGGTAGTAAGGCCGAAAGAACCATAGAGCTGTTTATAACTTTCGTTACCCACACGGATCAATGTTTTTTGAAGCACATCAACGGAAATGGCTAATACCTTCCGTTCATCTAATTCTTTCCTCCGGAGGTCTTTTTCGAGATTTTTCCTGGCATTTGGCAATGCTTTTCCAAATTCCAGTAAACGAAAATATTTATCTTCCGATCGGCGGCTGGTCCATTTGTTGTGATATTTATATTGTTTTCTGCCGGCAGCATCAATTCCGGTTACCTGCAGGTACGCGTTGGGTTTGTTGGCAATCCATACGTTTTGCCATGCAGGTGGAATCA
Proteins encoded in this region:
- a CDS encoding ATP-binding protein; this translates as MHINLDDNAAIFYTLIEESPMPIALYVGEKMVIKVANKAILKAWGRDNRVIGQELAIALPELKDQPFLGILEEVRQTGIAYETKEDRVLLINNGVLQTFYFDFIYKPLKDDNGQVWGIVNNATNVTELVIARLKIKASEELFRKMIQDAPVAIGILRGENFIIEQANADLLKLWGKTEEVIGLRLIDGLPELKGQPFPDLLTQVYQTGVPHYGYETMARIERDGILQDYYFNFVYDPIRDQHNVVTGIMVVANEITSLVHSRMEMAKSEERFRNLLLDTPMATGYYETEDIIISLANDEMLRFWGKDKSVIGKPMEEAIPELKGQPFINILKEVYRTGIPYHADQQEALLPVNGKLEKVWFNFTYKPLRNAEGEVYAILHAAMDVTKQVQLQQQKDEFLGIASHELKTPVTSIKAYAQVLERMIRNEGDEKKADMVRKMDLQLNRLTGLIGDLLDVTKIQSGKMTFNPTKFDFDEVVREIVDEMQHITSKHYIKTDLNSNAMVYVDRERIGQVITNFLSNAIKYSTDANQIDVSTYVLNAEVILCVRDYGIGISKELQHLVFDQFYRVSGSLQHTYPGLGLGLYISAEIIKNERGRIWVESEEGQGASFCFALKI
- a CDS encoding DNA topoisomerase IB, yielding MVQGKDVVKASGLVYVTDGMPGIYRKGKPGKFHYEDKDGHKITEEKHLDRIKALVIPPAWQNVWIANKPNAYLQVTGIDAAGRKQYKYHNKWTSRRSEDKYFRLLEFGKALPNARKNLEKDLRRKELDERKVLAISVDVLQKTLIRVGNESYKQLYGSFGLTTLRDKHVKINGSKITMDFIGKKGVQQKVELNDRSLARLVKKCRDIPGQELFQFYTNGKEHKSIDSGKINSYIREITGDDFTAKDFRTWGGTLEALRQFSKCSADENFNLNSKKAIVSVLDCVAKKLGNTRAVCKSSYVYPLLLTAYENDELGKYMKKMNNNKITGKLGLAHDEKVLLSFLKANSK